The Pagrus major chromosome 10, Pma_NU_1.0 genome contains a region encoding:
- the LOC141003195 gene encoding butyrophilin subfamily 1 member A1-like isoform X1 has translation MDHVLNLHILVLLLVLSQAPCVKGNLLHTNTYSRVQVVGPAQPIVATVGEDIVLPCHLEPATSALEMTVEWTRPDLDPRFVYVWRDGVELESKKHPLYKGRTSVFTDELKLGNISLKLSRARTSDEGRYRCFIPDLGDSSVRLIVGAISSPFIVSIEKSSSGHVVLQCESTGWYPEPEVFWLDGEGNLLSAGPTETVRGPDDLYTVSSRVTVEKRHSNSFTCRVQQNHINQTRETLIHVPDNIFNAQYSSSTVTALAVFLSLSVFTNLFLLICYLRKR, from the exons ATGGACCATGTTTTAAATCTTCACATACTTGTTTTACTGCTGGTCCTTTCTCAAGCGCCCTGTGTTAAGGGTAACttactgcacacaaacacataca gTCGGGTTCAGGTCGTCGGTCCAGCTCAGCCAATAGTGGCAACAGTAGGTGAGGACATCGTTTTACCATGCCACCTGGAACCTGCCACGAGTGCTTTAGAAATGACAGTGGAGTGGACGAGACCCGACCTGGACCCCAGATTTGTCTATGTGTGGCGTGACGGAGTGGAACTGGAGAGTAAGAAACATCCGCTCTACAAGGGAAGAACGTCAGTGTTCACTGATGAACTGAAGCTCggaaacatttcactgaaactCTCCAGAGCGAGAACATCTGATGAGGGACGATACAGATGCTTCATTCCAGATCTGGGTGACTCTTCTGTTCGGCTCATTGTGG GAGCCATCTCCTCACCTTTCATAGTGAGTATAGAAAAAAGCAGCAGTGGACATGTGGTTCTACAGTGTGAGTCCACAGGCTGGTATCCAGAACCTGAGGTGTTCTGGCTGGACGGGGAGGGaaacctcctctctgctggacctacagagacagtcagaggtccTGATGACCTCTatactgtcagcagcagagtgactgtggagaagagacacagcaacagcttCACCTGTAGAGTCCAACAGAACCACATCAACCAGACCAGAGAGACACTCATACATGTTCCAG ataaCATCTTCAACGCCCAGTACAGCTCCAGTACTGTCACCGCtttggctgtttttttgtccCTTTCTGTCTTTACTAATCTTTTCCTTTTGATATGTTATCTTCGGAAGAGGTAG
- the LOC141003195 gene encoding butyrophilin subfamily 1 member A1-like isoform X2 encodes MDHVLNLHILVLLLVLSQAPCVKGRVQVVGPAQPIVATVGEDIVLPCHLEPATSALEMTVEWTRPDLDPRFVYVWRDGVELESKKHPLYKGRTSVFTDELKLGNISLKLSRARTSDEGRYRCFIPDLGDSSVRLIVGAISSPFIVSIEKSSSGHVVLQCESTGWYPEPEVFWLDGEGNLLSAGPTETVRGPDDLYTVSSRVTVEKRHSNSFTCRVQQNHINQTRETLIHVPDNIFNAQYSSSTVTALAVFLSLSVFTNLFLLICYLRKR; translated from the exons ATGGACCATGTTTTAAATCTTCACATACTTGTTTTACTGCTGGTCCTTTCTCAAGCGCCCTGTGTTAAGG gTCGGGTTCAGGTCGTCGGTCCAGCTCAGCCAATAGTGGCAACAGTAGGTGAGGACATCGTTTTACCATGCCACCTGGAACCTGCCACGAGTGCTTTAGAAATGACAGTGGAGTGGACGAGACCCGACCTGGACCCCAGATTTGTCTATGTGTGGCGTGACGGAGTGGAACTGGAGAGTAAGAAACATCCGCTCTACAAGGGAAGAACGTCAGTGTTCACTGATGAACTGAAGCTCggaaacatttcactgaaactCTCCAGAGCGAGAACATCTGATGAGGGACGATACAGATGCTTCATTCCAGATCTGGGTGACTCTTCTGTTCGGCTCATTGTGG GAGCCATCTCCTCACCTTTCATAGTGAGTATAGAAAAAAGCAGCAGTGGACATGTGGTTCTACAGTGTGAGTCCACAGGCTGGTATCCAGAACCTGAGGTGTTCTGGCTGGACGGGGAGGGaaacctcctctctgctggacctacagagacagtcagaggtccTGATGACCTCTatactgtcagcagcagagtgactgtggagaagagacacagcaacagcttCACCTGTAGAGTCCAACAGAACCACATCAACCAGACCAGAGAGACACTCATACATGTTCCAG ataaCATCTTCAACGCCCAGTACAGCTCCAGTACTGTCACCGCtttggctgtttttttgtccCTTTCTGTCTTTACTAATCTTTTCCTTTTGATATGTTATCTTCGGAAGAGGTAG